Within Sphingobium sp. KCTC 72723, the genomic segment TCCCGATTGGGTGGCGGCGGCGGCGAGCCATGTTCCGGCACAATTGTGGATGCCGCAGGTGGCGACCGAAGTGGGGCTGAAAGAAACGGCGGATGCGTATCGAGCCAAGGGCTGGCTGTGATCTGACGCCGTTCGCCCTGAGCGAAGTCGAAGGGCCAGCCTGAGCGTAAGCGAAGGCATCTCACTACGTTCGATCGAAGGCTTCGACTTAGCTCAGCCCGAACGGCGATTTTACTGATCTTGGGCCACGGGCTTTTTCGCGCGCTGTTCCGCCAGAAATTCGCTGATCGCCTGACCGCTGGCATTGAGCAGCGGATAGGTGCGCGCGTCGGACAGCCAGTCGGGACGGCGCGCGCCGCTACCATACATCGTGTCGTAGACGAGGCTGAAGGCCAGAAACAACATCGTCGCGCCGATCAGCCCCTTGACCGCGCCGAACCCGCCGCCCAGCACCCGGTCGACCGGACCCAGCATCGACTGGCGCGTCCGCCTGCCAATGGCGTGGGCAATCATCTTGCCCGCGCCGAACGTGACGCCGAACACCAGCACCAGCGCCAGCACGGCCGCCCCGCTGGCGGTGCCGACAAAAGCGGTCAGCAGATCGGCGACCGACGCATGGAACAGGCGGATGGCAAAGATCGCCAGCACCCATGCCATCAGCGACAGGGTTTCCAGCACGAAACCGCGCAGCAGCCCCAGCACGGCGCAACCGCCAATGGCGAGCAGGACGAATATGTCGATAGCGTTCATCGCTTGGCTGGCTATCCGCGTCCCAGCATCTGGTCAACCAATTGGGACAGGGTGCGGAAGCCGCTGACCGCAATCCCCTTCACGCCGTCAGCGGCGGAGGCCGGGACGAACGCGCGATTGAAGCCCAGTTTCGCGGCCTCGCGCAAGCGCAACGGGCTGTGCGCGACAGGGCGAATCTCGCTCGACAGCGCAATTTCGCCGAACAGCACGATGTCGGCTGGCACCGGCTTTTCCGTCAGCGCCGAAATCAATGCAGCCGCGACCGCCAGATCGGCCGCCGGGTCCGACAGGCGGTATCCCCCCGCGACGTTCAGATAGACTTCGCAGGTCGAGAAGCTGAGGCCACAACGCGATTCCAGCACCGCCAGCACCATCGCCAGCCGCCCGCTATCCCAGCCCACGACAGCCCGGCGCGGCGTAGCCCCGCTCGACAGGCGCACCACCAGCGCCTGAATTTCGACCAGCACCGGCCGCGTCCCCTCCAGCGCGGGGAACACCGTCGCGCCGGTCACGCTTTCGTCGCGATGGGTCAGGAACAGGGCGGACGGGTTGGTGACTTCCTCCAGCCCCTCCGCCACCATCGCGAACACGCCGATCTCGTCGGTGCCGCCAAAGCGGTTCTTGATCGCGCGCAGGATGCGATATTGGTGGCTGCGCTCCCCTTCGAACGCCAGCACCGTATCGACCATATGTTCCAGCACGCGCGGCCCCGCGATGCTGCCATCCTTGGTCACATGGCCGACCAGAATCAGCGCGGTGCCGCGTTGTTTGGCGAATCGAATCAGTTCCTGCGACGACGCGCGTACCTGCGACACGGTGCCGGGCGCACCTTCGATCAGGTCGCTGTGCATCGTCTGGATCGAATCGATGACCAGCAGGGCGGGCGGCTCCCCTTCCCCCAATGTCGTCAATATGTCGCGCACCGACGTGGCGCTGGCCAGCATCACCGGCGCATTGCCAAGGCCCAGTCGCTGCGCGCGGAGCCGCACCTGATCGGCCGCTTCCTCGCCACTGATATAGGCGACCGACAGGCCGCGCGAGGCGACCCGTGCCGCCGCCTGCAACAACAGGGTCGATTTGCCGATACCCGGATCGCCGCCGATCAATATCGCCGATCCTGCGACGATGCCCCCGCCCAGCGCCCGGTCGAATTCGGCTATGCCCGTGCTGGTGCGCGGCGGCAGTTTGACTTCGCTGTTCAGCCCGACAAGCTGGATCGCCCGCCCGCCATTTTGCAGGTCGTGCCGCGCGGAAAAGACGGTTTCGCCCGCTTCCTCGACGATGCTGTTCCATTCGCCGCAATCTTCGCACTGGCCCTGCCACCGCGCCGCCACGGTGCCGCATTGCTGACAGACGAATTTGCGTTTTGCCTTGGCCATGACACGGATATGCCGATGGCGCGCGAACATTGCAAGAACATCCGTGCGGCACTGGAAACATCGCCCCCGCTCAGGCATTGATCGGCGGATGAAGAAAATCCGCGTCGCCAGCTATAATATCCGCAAGGCCATCGGCACCGACCGGCGACGGATGCCCGAACGGGTGCTGGAGGTGTTGGGGCAGGTCGATGCCGACATCATTGCCTTGCAGGAGGCCGACCGGCGCTTTGGCGTGCGGTCCGCCGCCATTCCCCCCGCGCTGATGGAAAGGCTGAGCGATTACAAGCCGGTGCCGCTGGACGTGCAGCATGATTCGATGGGCTGGCACGGCAACGCGATATTGGTGCGCAAGGGCGCGGAGGTCGGTGCGCATGACGTGCTGCACCTGCCCTATCTGGAGCCGCGCGGCGCGACCATGGCGGAAGTCACACTGAACGGCGTGGACGTGCGCGTGTTCGGGATGCACCTCGACCTGTCTGGCCTGTGGCGGCGGCGGCAGGCAGCAGCAGTCATCCATGCGGCGCAGCAGGGCGCGGCGATGCCCACCGTGCTGATGGGCGACCTCAATGAATGGAGCGCCAACCGGGGGTGCCTGGCCGACTTTGCCCGCCATTACAGCTTTGCCGGATGCGGGCGCAGTTTCCATGCGCAGCGCCCGGTCGCGCGGCTGGACCGGATCATGCACTGTTCGCAACTCACGCTGACCGATTGCGGTGTGCATGAAAGCGCCGCCGCCCGCCGCGCGTCGGACCATCTGCCGATCTGGGCCGATTTTACTCTCTGACATGCCCTCGACAACGTCCCCGCGCTCTGCGACGTTCGGCCGATGAAGGAGCGGGAACTCAGGCTGGCGCTGGTCTGCTATGGCGGGATCAGCCTGGCGATCTATATGCACGGCATCACCAAGGAGGTATGGCATCTGGCCCGTGCCAGCCGCGCTTTCCATGATGGCACACCCAGCCCGGACGGTAGCGAAACAGTCTATCGCCGCCTGCTCGCCGACATGGAGGCGGAAAGCGGCGTGCGGTTGCGCATATTGCCCGACATCATCGCCGGGGCCAGCGCGGGCGGGATCAACGGCATTTTTCTGGCGCAGGCGATCGAGACGGGACAGTCGCTCGAACCGCTGACCGCGCTGTGGCTGGACAATGCCGATGTCGACAGCCTGCTGGACCCGGATGCCCGCCCCGCCCGCGCGATGACGAAATTCTGGGCGACCCCGCTGGTGTGGATGGCCGCGCGCCGACCCGGCGACGCGGTCGAACGCACCGTCGCGCCCGACACGCGCGAAGAAGTGCGGATGAAACTCTCCCGCTTCATCCGATCGCGCTGGTTCGAACCGCCATTCGGGGGCGAGATATTTTCCACGATGCTGATCGACGCGCTCGACGCGATGGCCGCCAGCGAGCGCGGCCCGCCGCTGCTGCCCGACGGCCACCCGCTCGACCTGTTCGTCACCGTCACCGATTTTGAAGGGCATCCCCAAAGCCTGACACTCAACAGCCCGTTGCAGGTGGTGGAAACGGAACATCGCCTCTCGATCGGCTTTCGCGCACGGGGCCGGGGTCAGGATGGCCAGCCGCGCGCCTTTGCCGATCCGGCCGAACTCGTGTTCGCCGCACGCGCCACGGCCAGCTTCCCCGGAGCGTTCCCCCCCTTCACCGTGCGCGAACTGGACCGGGTGTTGAAGCGCCGCCACCGCCACTGGCCCACGCGCGACCGCTTTCTGGCCCGCGCCCTGCCCCGCCATGCGGCGCGCGGCACGGCGGAGGACGCTGTGCTGATCGACGGATCGGTGCTGGCCAACGCTCCCTTTGCACAGGCCATCGGCGCGCTGCGCAACCGCCCGTCGCGGCGGGAAGTGGACCGGCGCTTCGTCTATATCGATCCCAAGCCGGGGCATCGCTCCATCCGCCTGAACAAGCAGGGCGAACAGGAAGATGCGCCGACCGGGGCCGACGCGCCGCTCCCCGGATTTTTCCGCACCATCTTCGGCGCATTGTCGGACATTCCGCGCGAACAGCCGATCCGCGACAATCTGGAGGCGATCGACCGCCATTCGACTCGTATCCGCCGGATGCGGCGGATATTGGACGCGCTGCGCCCCGGCATCGAGGCGGAGGTGGAAAGCGCGATCGGGGGCATGTTCTTCCTGGACAGCCCCACGCCCGCCCGCCTGTCCGCCTGGCGCGCAAAGGCGCAGGCACGCGCGGCGGGATCGGCCGGTTTTGCCTTTCCCGCTTATGGTCATCTCAAATTGTCGGGCATAGTCGAATCCCTGTCCGACCTGCTGTTCCGCCTGTCGGGCGAAACCAGCCCGATGCTGCGCGAAAGCTATCGGCAGGCGATCTGGGCGCAGGTGCGGGCCGATGGCGCGGACCAGTTGAGCGAAAAGGATGGGTCGGCTGCTGCCCCGGTCACTTTCTTTCGTACCCATGACCTGGCCTTCCGCATCCGCCGCCTGCGCTTTCTGGCGCGGCGGCTGGCCGAAACGCTGGAAAGCGACGGATCGGGCGAGGATAGCGGCGCGCAGGATATGCACGACGCCATCTACACCGCGCTGGCGCTCTATGCCGCCTGCGAGGATAGCGAGTTTCATGGCGCGGGGGTGGCGGACGCGGCGCGCGAAGTGCCGACGGACGCTGCCGTTGCGCTGGCCGCCGTTGCGCGCGAACGCGGGCTACAGGCGCGCGACGACGCCGCCGATCGCCTGCTCGCCGATGCCTTTGCCGCCCTTCCCAAGGCGGGCAGGCGAACCATGTTGCTCGCCTATCTGGGCTTCCCCTTCTACGACATCGCCACCCTACCGTTGCTTCAGGGTGACAGTGCCGATGAATATGATCCGGTCAAGGTCGACCGGATTTCGCCCGAAGATTGTTCGGCGATCCGCGCGGGCGGAGCGGAAGCGACATTGAAAGGCATTGAATTCAATAATTTCGGTGCCTTCTTTAGCAGGGTCTATCGCGAAAACGACTATTTGTGGGGGCGGCTGCACGGGGTCGAGCGGCTTCTGGACATCGTGATTTCGGCCATGCCCGCCGCTACCCGCCTTTCGCCCGATCGCATTGCCGCCTATAGGCGGGCGGCTTTTCTGGCGATCCTGGACGAGGAAGAGTCGCGGCTCACCCACGTCGCGGACCTGATCGCCGGCTTGCGGGAGGAAATCGGTTGAGCAGGCGTTGCGTTCTGGTTCCGATGGTCATGATGGCGGCGTTGCTCGCCGGATGCCGCGCGTCCGACGAAGCGGCGCAGGCCGACAATGATACCATGCCGCCCCAAAGCGCGATGATGACCCCGGTCCCTGCCGCTGCTCCTTCGCCGCCCGCCCCGGTCATGCCCGCCGCTACGCCTGTGGCTGCCGCCGCGCCACTGGTCACGGTGCGCGCGCAGCCCGCGCCCGATTTCCCGATGGACCTGCCGCCATCCGATGACGCAGCGGCGGCGGAACCCTTCCCGCGCGAAGTCACTCGCTTCATGGTCGGCCGCGACAGTTGCGACCATTTTCGCGGTGAGGAACCCTATGACGAGGAACGCCGCGCCTATATCGCGGAAAATGTCGCGATATTGTGCCACGGTTCCGACGCAACGCTGGCGATGCTGCGCCGCCGCTATGGTAACGACCCGTCGGTCATAGCCGCGCTGCATGGCTATGAGGACCGGATCGAGGGGCGCGACGACGACTGACGCTTATCGCAGCAGTCCCTCGATCGCATGAGCCAAATCTATGTCGCGCTGCGACAGGCCGCCTGCGTCATGGGTCGTGAGGAGGATGTCCACCCGGTTATAGACGTTCGACCATTCGGGATGGTGGTCCGCCTTTTCCGCCAAAATCGCCACGCGCGTCATGAAGCCGAAGGCAGCGACGAAATCGGGGAAGGTGAAGCGGCGGGCAATCCCGTCCGGTTCCGACGCCACCGTCCATTCGGGCAAATCGGCCAGTGCGAGGGCGCGCGCTTCGTCGTCCAGTTTACCAATCATGTCTCTGTTCCTGTCAAAGGCTTTGGCTTATGTGACAGCCATGTCGCACCCCGGTCAACTGCCCCGCTTCGCCCCCACGCCCCAGGAAATCGAGACGCTCGCGCTCGAAGCGCTGGGCCGCCTGCCCGAACCGTTCAGGGATCATCTGGCCCATGTCGTGCTGTTCGTGCAGGAATTTGCCGATGCCGATGTGCTGAAGGAGATGGAGATTGACGATCCCTTCGGCCTGACCGGCCTCTATTCCGGCCGCCCCGTGGGGCAGGAGGCGCAGACCGGGGACGCGCCGCCGACCGTCCATCTGTTCCGCCGTCCGCTGCTGGACGAATGGATCGAAACCGGAGTGCCACTGGACGCGCTGATCACCCATGTCGTGGTGCATGAAATCGGCCATCATTTCGGCCTGTCCGACATCGACATGCACGTTCTGGAGGATATGGTTGCGTCATGAACCGGGCGGGGTTGCGCCTGACCGACGTCGCTTGCCTGCGTGGTGGGCGGATGCTGTTCGCGGGCGTGTCGCTGACGCTGGAGCCGGGCGGCGGCGCGTTGCTGACCGGGCCGAACGGGGTGGGCAAATCCAGTCTGTTGCGCGTCATCGCCGGGCTGCTGCCGGCCTTTGCCGGGACCGTGGAGCGGCAGGGCAGCGTGGCGATGACCGACGAGCGGCTGGCGCTCGACATGGAAGCGCCGCTGGTCAAAGCATTGCATTTCTGGGCCAAACTGGATCGCACTGGCAGCGGCGCAGTGGACGCGGCGCTGGACGCGATGGCGCTTTCGGCACTGGCCGACGTGCCGGTGCGGATGCTGTCCACCGGGCAGCGCAAGCGCGCGATGCTGGCGCGGGTGATTGCCAGCGGTGCCGACCTCTGGTTGCTGGACGAGCCGGGCAATGGCCTCGACACCGCTTCCACTGACCTGTTGGGCCGGGCCGTCGCCGCGCATCTGACGGCGGGCGGCATCGTCGTCGCAGCATCGCACCAGCCGCTGCCGATTGTCGCGCCGGTGACGATCGCGCTGGCAGACTATCTGCCCGACGCCCGTGAGGATGCG encodes:
- a CDS encoding 4a-hydroxytetrahydrobiopterin dehydratase; this encodes MIGKLDDEARALALADLPEWTVASEPDGIARRFTFPDFVAAFGFMTRVAILAEKADHHPEWSNVYNRVDILLTTHDAGGLSQRDIDLAHAIEGLLR
- a CDS encoding metallopeptidase family protein — its product is MSHPGQLPRFAPTPQEIETLALEALGRLPEPFRDHLAHVVLFVQEFADADVLKEMEIDDPFGLTGLYSGRPVGQEAQTGDAPPTVHLFRRPLLDEWIETGVPLDALITHVVVHEIGHHFGLSDIDMHVLEDMVAS
- a CDS encoding CvpA family protein, which translates into the protein MNAIDIFVLLAIGGCAVLGLLRGFVLETLSLMAWVLAIFAIRLFHASVADLLTAFVGTASGAAVLALVLVFGVTFGAGKMIAHAIGRRTRQSMLGPVDRVLGGGFGAVKGLIGATMLFLAFSLVYDTMYGSGARRPDWLSDARTYPLLNASGQAISEFLAEQRAKKPVAQDQ
- the radA gene encoding DNA repair protein RadA yields the protein MAKAKRKFVCQQCGTVAARWQGQCEDCGEWNSIVEEAGETVFSARHDLQNGGRAIQLVGLNSEVKLPPRTSTGIAEFDRALGGGIVAGSAILIGGDPGIGKSTLLLQAAARVASRGLSVAYISGEEAADQVRLRAQRLGLGNAPVMLASATSVRDILTTLGEGEPPALLVIDSIQTMHSDLIEGAPGTVSQVRASSQELIRFAKQRGTALILVGHVTKDGSIAGPRVLEHMVDTVLAFEGERSHQYRILRAIKNRFGGTDEIGVFAMVAEGLEEVTNPSALFLTHRDESVTGATVFPALEGTRPVLVEIQALVVRLSSGATPRRAVVGWDSGRLAMVLAVLESRCGLSFSTCEVYLNVAGGYRLSDPAADLAVAAALISALTEKPVPADIVLFGEIALSSEIRPVAHSPLRLREAAKLGFNRAFVPASAADGVKGIAVSGFRTLSQLVDQMLGRG
- the ccmA gene encoding heme ABC exporter ATP-binding protein CcmA gives rise to the protein MNRAGLRLTDVACLRGGRMLFAGVSLTLEPGGGALLTGPNGVGKSSLLRVIAGLLPAFAGTVERQGSVAMTDERLALDMEAPLVKALHFWAKLDRTGSGAVDAALDAMALSALADVPVRMLSTGQRKRAMLARVIASGADLWLLDEPGNGLDTASTDLLGRAVAAHLTAGGIVVAASHQPLPIVAPVTIALADYLPDAREDAA
- a CDS encoding patatin-like protein — encoded protein: MKERELRLALVCYGGISLAIYMHGITKEVWHLARASRAFHDGTPSPDGSETVYRRLLADMEAESGVRLRILPDIIAGASAGGINGIFLAQAIETGQSLEPLTALWLDNADVDSLLDPDARPARAMTKFWATPLVWMAARRPGDAVERTVAPDTREEVRMKLSRFIRSRWFEPPFGGEIFSTMLIDALDAMAASERGPPLLPDGHPLDLFVTVTDFEGHPQSLTLNSPLQVVETEHRLSIGFRARGRGQDGQPRAFADPAELVFAARATASFPGAFPPFTVRELDRVLKRRHRHWPTRDRFLARALPRHAARGTAEDAVLIDGSVLANAPFAQAIGALRNRPSRREVDRRFVYIDPKPGHRSIRLNKQGEQEDAPTGADAPLPGFFRTIFGALSDIPREQPIRDNLEAIDRHSTRIRRMRRILDALRPGIEAEVESAIGGMFFLDSPTPARLSAWRAKAQARAAGSAGFAFPAYGHLKLSGIVESLSDLLFRLSGETSPMLRESYRQAIWAQVRADGADQLSEKDGSAAAPVTFFRTHDLAFRIRRLRFLARRLAETLESDGSGEDSGAQDMHDAIYTALALYAACEDSEFHGAGVADAAREVPTDAAVALAAVARERGLQARDDAADRLLADAFAALPKAGRRTMLLAYLGFPFYDIATLPLLQGDSADEYDPVKVDRISPEDCSAIRAGGAEATLKGIEFNNFGAFFSRVYRENDYLWGRLHGVERLLDIVISAMPAATRLSPDRIAAYRRAAFLAILDEEESRLTHVADLIAGLREEIG
- a CDS encoding endonuclease/exonuclease/phosphatase family protein, yielding MKKIRVASYNIRKAIGTDRRRMPERVLEVLGQVDADIIALQEADRRFGVRSAAIPPALMERLSDYKPVPLDVQHDSMGWHGNAILVRKGAEVGAHDVLHLPYLEPRGATMAEVTLNGVDVRVFGMHLDLSGLWRRRQAAAVIHAAQQGAAMPTVLMGDLNEWSANRGCLADFARHYSFAGCGRSFHAQRPVARLDRIMHCSQLTLTDCGVHESAAARRASDHLPIWADFTL